The window GTCAGCCGCGTGGTCCGCGTGGCGCCGGACGTTTTCAGTATTGAAATGACGGGCCGGCACCTCGAACGGCTGGCCGGATCCGGTGGGCGTTTCTTCTTCTGGAGGTTCCTCGCTGCCGGGCACTGGTGGCAGGCACACCCGTTCAGTTTGTCCGCGGAACCGGTCCTGGCCATGTCAGCGGCCCAAAAATCTGCGCGCCAAGGAAAACTGCGCATCACAGTCCGGAACCTCGGCGACGGCTCCGCACGCCTTGCGAAGATCAACCCCGGCACCAAGGTGGCCATTGAAGGACCCTACGGAATGTTCAGCACGGCGGCCAGAACCCGCAACAAGGTGGTGATGATCGGAGCCGGTGTTGGCATTACCCCGCTGCGGTCGCTCCTTGAATCCACGCCGTTCGAACCCGGCCAGGCCACCGTCCTCCTCCGCGGTCACGACGAATCCGAACTCTTCTTGGGGCAGGAAATCATGTCCCTGTGCCAGGCGCGTGGCGTCACGCTCTTCTACCTGACCGGCCCTCGATCCGGTGGCAATCACGCCTGGCTTCCCCAGTCGGCGGCCGCGGCTGGCTTCACGCTCAGCTCCTACGCACCACACATCGCCGACGCCGATGTTTACGTCTGCGGCCCAACTCCGTGGGCTGCCTCCGTCATCCGGGATGTGCAGTGGGCGGGTGTCCCGGCGGAACAACTCCACTACGAAAGGTTTGACTGGTGAGGATCAGAGCAGCAATGGCAACGGCCTTGGCATCTGCGGGCATCCTGCTGGCCGGCTGGCAATCTGGGGCGCACGTTGCCGAGACGGGCACCTCAACCACCACCAGCCTGAGCAGCAGTGCGACGACCGGCGGATCAGCTGGCGGCGGCAGCGCGGGCTCCGGCGGCAGCACCGGCTCCAGCGGCACCACCGGCTCCAGCGGCAGCGCGGCGTCGGGAAGCACGACGGCGGCAACGTACGACGGCGCGTCAGTCCAGACCCGCTTCGGAACGGTCCAGGTGCAGGTGACCATCCAGGACGGCAAGATCACGGAAGTTACCCCGCTCCAGCTCACGGATGCCGAGCGGAAGTCGGCACAGATCAGCAGCCGCGCAGCTCCGGTGTTAAGGTCCGAAGTGATCCAAGCCCAGTC is drawn from Arthrobacter sp. 31Y and contains these coding sequences:
- a CDS encoding FMN-binding protein; its protein translation is MRIRAAMATALASAGILLAGWQSGAHVAETGTSTTTSLSSSATTGGSAGGGSAGSGGSTGSSGTTGSSGSAASGSTTAATYDGASVQTRFGTVQVQVTIQDGKITEVTPLQLTDAERKSAQISSRAAPVLRSEVIQAQSANVQTIGGATVTSDAYLTSLQAALDAANF